The Methylomicrobium agile genome has a segment encoding these proteins:
- a CDS encoding methylthioribulose 1-phosphate dehydratase, which translates to MKYSEAFLNAAADLCEAGRFIDGKGWVPATSGNFSVRLPDGTIAITVSGKHKGRLQIEDIMLIDADANPLDGKKPSAETLLHTSLYKRFPAVNCVLHPHTMHSVLVSRIFKSEIVLENYELLKAFRGIGTHEARLVIPVFANDQDIPRLAVEAERYLDRHRDCYGYVIAGHGVYTWGESIDETLRHLEALDYLFDCELRLHGANRS; encoded by the coding sequence ATGAAATACAGCGAAGCATTTTTGAACGCCGCCGCCGATCTTTGCGAAGCGGGGCGGTTTATCGACGGCAAAGGCTGGGTTCCGGCAACCAGCGGCAATTTTTCGGTTCGGCTGCCGGACGGCACGATTGCAATCACCGTTTCGGGCAAGCACAAAGGCCGCCTGCAAATCGAGGACATCATGCTGATCGATGCGGACGCCAATCCGCTCGACGGCAAAAAACCGTCCGCGGAAACTCTGCTGCATACTTCCCTGTATAAGCGTTTTCCCGCCGTCAATTGCGTATTGCATCCGCATACGATGCATTCGGTACTGGTTTCCAGAATTTTCAAGAGCGAGATCGTGCTCGAAAATTATGAACTGCTGAAGGCTTTCAGAGGAATTGGCACTCACGAAGCCCGTCTGGTCATACCGGTCTTTGCCAATGACCAGGATATTCCGCGCCTTGCCGTGGAAGCCGAACGCTACCTGGACCGGCATCGGGACTGTTACGGCTACGTGATTGCCGGGCATGGGGTTTATACCTGGGGGGAGTCGATCGACGAAACCTTACGGCATCTTGAAGCCCTCGATTATTTGTTTGATTGTGAATTACGCCTGCACGGAGCGAACAGATCATGA
- a CDS encoding efflux RND transporter periplasmic adaptor subunit, with protein sequence MRKKTLTTLAILAIAFALAVYYKRPEPVEVKIVSIEEGEVRSTVSNTRVGTVKACRRAYLAPAAGGQVAQLNVKEGDKVRKNELLMEVWNHDLKAQLALQEAQIRANHAAAEQACQLKGGAIREAERISRLQKYNHIVSEEQVDTKVTNAKAQSAACLSAKAAVDVSQASRDAAKAAIERTYVEAPFDGTVAEINVELGEYVTPSPPGIPTLPAIDLLDVSCLYVSAPIDEVDAPQIKTGMTAYVSLDAFPGRRSLGTVSRIAPYVLEKEKQARTVEVEVKLTDPKDLQELLPGYSADIEVLLAGKPKALRVPAEAVIENHKVLLLNENGVLVERTFKPGLANWNYVEVLEGLKPGDKVVLSVGQEGVTAGARAQAKP encoded by the coding sequence ATGCGCAAAAAAACGCTGACCACTTTGGCAATCCTCGCCATCGCCTTCGCGCTGGCAGTCTATTATAAACGCCCCGAGCCGGTGGAGGTGAAAATCGTCAGCATTGAAGAGGGCGAAGTCCGGTCCACCGTTTCCAATACCCGCGTCGGTACCGTCAAAGCCTGCCGGCGCGCCTATCTGGCGCCGGCAGCCGGCGGCCAGGTTGCCCAACTGAATGTCAAGGAAGGCGATAAAGTCCGGAAAAACGAATTATTGATGGAAGTCTGGAACCATGATCTGAAAGCGCAACTCGCGCTGCAGGAAGCGCAAATACGCGCGAACCATGCCGCCGCCGAACAGGCCTGCCAGTTGAAAGGCGGCGCGATCCGGGAAGCCGAGCGCATTTCCCGCCTGCAAAAGTACAACCACATCGTTTCGGAAGAGCAGGTCGACACGAAAGTCACCAACGCCAAGGCCCAAAGCGCCGCCTGCCTTTCGGCCAAAGCGGCCGTCGATGTCAGCCAGGCCAGCCGGGATGCGGCCAAGGCCGCCATCGAACGGACCTATGTCGAGGCGCCGTTCGACGGCACGGTCGCTGAAATCAACGTCGAACTCGGCGAATATGTGACGCCTTCGCCGCCCGGCATCCCCACTCTCCCCGCCATCGATCTGCTCGACGTCAGTTGTCTGTACGTGTCCGCGCCGATCGACGAAGTCGATGCCCCGCAAATCAAGACCGGCATGACGGCCTATGTATCGCTGGATGCCTTTCCCGGCAGGCGCTCGCTGGGCACCGTCTCGCGCATCGCCCCCTATGTGCTGGAAAAGGAAAAACAGGCGCGCACGGTCGAAGTCGAGGTCAAGCTGACCGATCCGAAAGACTTGCAGGAATTGCTGCCCGGCTACAGCGCCGATATCGAAGTCTTGTTGGCCGGCAAGCCGAAGGCGTTGCGCGTACCCGCCGAAGCGGTGATCGAAAATCATAAAGTCCTTTTGCTGAATGAAAACGGCGTGCTGGTAGAACGCACGTTCAAACCCGGCCTCGCCAACTGGAATTATGTCGAGGTGCTGGAAGGCCTCAAGCCCGGCGACAAGGTCGTGCTGTCGGTCGGCCAGGAGGGCGTGACCGCAGGCGCGCGGGCACAGGCAAAACCGTGA
- a CDS encoding ABC transporter ATP-binding protein produces MIELAHIRRTFQVGEQTVQALDGVSLSIAKGEYVSVMGPSGSGKSTLLNVIALLDQPSEGRYLLNGRPVTQLSDDELAKVRRENIGFVFQFFHLIPRLTAAENIEMPLILAGVAPKKRRQKVATALANVGLENRAHHKPDQLSGGQLQRVAIARAMIMAPEILLADEPTGNLDSQSGKEIIELLESLNHQGVTLVIITHDPSIGGRAARKIRIVDGKIVNAADHASSTNKPNP; encoded by the coding sequence GTGATCGAGCTCGCGCACATTCGCCGCACCTTCCAAGTCGGCGAACAAACCGTCCAGGCGCTGGACGGTGTCAGCCTTTCCATCGCCAAAGGCGAATATGTCTCCGTGATGGGACCGTCCGGATCGGGAAAATCGACCTTATTAAACGTGATCGCGCTGCTCGATCAGCCTTCCGAAGGCCGTTACCTATTGAACGGCCGCCCGGTTACCCAGCTCAGCGACGACGAACTCGCCAAGGTCCGCCGCGAAAACATCGGCTTCGTGTTCCAGTTTTTCCATTTGATCCCGCGCCTGACCGCCGCCGAAAACATCGAAATGCCGCTGATCCTGGCGGGCGTCGCCCCCAAAAAACGCCGACAAAAGGTAGCCACGGCCCTCGCCAATGTCGGCCTGGAAAACCGCGCCCACCACAAGCCAGACCAGCTCTCGGGCGGGCAGCTCCAGCGCGTCGCGATCGCCCGCGCGATGATCATGGCCCCCGAAATCCTGCTCGCGGACGAACCGACCGGCAACCTCGACAGCCAGTCCGGCAAGGAAATCATCGAACTCCTGGAAAGCCTCAACCATCAAGGCGTTACACTGGTGATCATCACGCACGACCCGTCTATCGGCGGCCGGGCGGCGCGCAAAATACGGATCGTCGACGGCAAAATCGTCAACGCGGCCGATCACGCTTCGAGCACAAACAAACCGAATCCGTAG
- a CDS encoding CPBP family intramembrane glutamic endopeptidase — MSGLAAGLREELFYRGMIQKTLQMKYGYTLSHLQYLYQGQFRELALIAFAGIIFGSIFIHTDSVLFAGLVHGLYDAILSANLVPFRLSYNASLPILFLITTLFLMLYAFKRASVPYNEDQDGFSLS; from the coding sequence ATTTCGGGCCTTGCGGCCGGCCTGAGAGAAGAGCTGTTTTACCGGGGCATGATCCAGAAAACCCTGCAGATGAAATACGGCTACACGCTTTCGCATCTGCAATACCTCTACCAAGGCCAGTTCCGGGAACTGGCGCTGATCGCCTTCGCCGGGATCATCTTCGGCAGTATTTTCATTCATACGGACAGCGTGCTGTTCGCCGGACTCGTTCACGGCCTCTATGATGCGATATTGTCGGCCAATCTCGTCCCGTTCAGATTGAGCTATAACGCCTCGCTGCCCATCCTGTTTTTAATCACGACGCTGTTCCTGATGCTGTATGCTTTCAAACGCGCTTCCGTACCTTACAACGAAGATCAGGACGGCTTCAGCCTGTCTTAG